The genome window agttatggtgcattagaagtcaaatatctttaataattcatattttaatgataaattgtaaacactggaagattcccccatgtcttctgaacaaaacggtgtaagaatgaccgttctagcccctacggttaggaaattatggtcatttgtttgaggggagtcgtcactatgagaaatagactgcaataatcctgtgcctctctctgctgcgtgtgtaaaaagatgcaccttttttggcgggaaaacgtaaacagccactctgattggtggatttaaattcggcagctctctccctctgtgtctgtctgtgtgtgtgtgtgtgtgtgtgtgtgtgtgtgtgtgtgtgtgtgtgtgtgtgtgtgtgtgtgtgtgtgtgtgtgtgtgtgtgtgttagtgggagagagaggaccctgcccttatttggcagcatgtcattgtaggatttaaattgaatatagttagactgattgactggattagagcctgtgtttgtgtgtccctctctgcatttctgtttcaatatgcctccatatttgtaattttgtaagttattgctattctgctaaatcatagtatttctggtacttttcggtacttgtgctaaatacagtatttctgctaaattatagtatttctgctttattatactatttgtgctaaaacatagtatttctactaaatgtagtatttctgctttttatactatttgtgctaaattataatatttctgctttttatactatttgtgctaaattataatatttctgctttttatactatttgtgctaaattataatatttctgctttttatactatttgtgctaaaacatagtatttctactaaatgtagtatttctgctttttatactatttgtgctaaattataatatttctgctttttatactatttgtgctaaattataatatttctgcttttaatactatttgtgctaaattataatatttctgctttttatactatttgtgctaaaacatagtatttctactaaatgtagtatttatgcttaatcatactatttctgctttttataggatttgtgcctaatatagtatttctgctttttataggatttgtgcttaataatatagtatttctgctaaattatagtatttctgctttttatagtatttgtgctaaaacatagtatttctactaaatgtagtatttatgcttaatcatagtatttctatatatttctgccatgtccccaggcagccaatcgtctgtgaggacttagacattcaaattttcaaatcagggcctgcacggtttcccagccaatcatatatgtgtcctgaggcattcaaatttgcatattggggccttcatggcttctaagccagccaatcatatctgagggctgaggaattcaaatccacaaatcagggcctgcacagcttcccagccagccaatcatgtatgtgggctccaggtattcaaatttgcatattggggaattcgtggcttctaagtcaacaagtcatccatgtcgtatatctctaaaaattcatattttaatgataaattgttaacactggaagattcccccatctcttctgaacaaaacggtgtaagaatgaccgttctagctcctacggttaggaaattatggtcatttgtttgaggggagtcatcattatgagaaatagactgcaatgatcctgtgtctctctgtgctgctgcgtgtgtaaaaaggatgcacctgttttggagggaaagagtgcacaggctctctgattggtggattcaaattcagcagctcccaggctgacctagaaactcacttttctctccctgtgtgtgtgtgtgtgtgtgtgtgtgtgtgtgtgtgtgtgtgtgtgtgtgtgtgtgtgtgacagagagagagaaaggcttttaatgggatgatctcattctaagattcaaattcaatatatttagactggttgactgaattggatcttgtgtgtgtgtctctctgtgcatgtgtgttttcttatgtgtacatatttgtgattgtgtggctgttatagatttttttgctgatttttttcatttaacaagtatagttGAGGGACCTTCAGCATGTTCATCATTtcttcagctgtccatttttgcttttccaatttttctgtttaagttattactattgtgctaaatcatactatttctgctattttataagatttgtgccaaataccgtatttctgccaaatatagtatttctgattaattacagttttttctactaaatcatagtacagtatttctgctttttatagggtttgtgcttaatatagtatttctgctaaattatagtatttctgctttttatagtatttgtgctaaattatagtatttctgccaaattataatatttgtgctaaaacatagtattaatttaaaattacaatattcatagttcatcatagtgtctctggtaaatcacaatatttctgctctgttgtactatttttctaaatcatagtgtttctgtaatgtttaagtatttttggctaaatatattctttctgttatcttatactatttctcctaaattcttgtatttttgagaagttatcatgtttctggtaagttacaatatttctgctaaattctgctatgctattgtatttctgccaagtattatgtttcctctaagatattgcagttctactaagttattccattttagcaaacttattttgcttctgcaaagtttttacaatttctgcaacttttcagctttttcagctactttttgcatacagcttcagctttaagcatccacactgcattttcgcaggaaatgcaaatttttctagttaacCCTTTGAGTCTGTGAATGTTCCCTACCATAGCCTGTGTCGCTAATGTTCAAGAGTTGCCAGCCTGCAGCCGTCATTCACAACAGACTGCAGCATGTTCTCATCCGACTGTTACGGCTTTGTTTTCAGAGGCAGGAAGTATTTAGGAAATGTGTGGCATCGTTAACCAGAGCTGAACCAAAACCACTGCTGATCGTTGATGAAATATTTATCTTTGCAATGTttgtagaataaaaaaaaaatagtttccaaaACATTCTGGTAGTTATTTTTGTAAATGGTGCATATTTCACAAATCTTAGCTGAACCTTAGTTTGTGTTATAGCAGTATTTGTTTTAGCTGTTAttttaaagttgttttgtttttttatgtggaaATGTCAACATAAATCGCTCTGGTGTTTAGATTTGCTAAATTGATTTGACACTAGTTTAAGCTTTGATCAGTTTTCGTTACAACCCAGCTCATAAGCTGAAACACACCGGAGAGAGACTGACACCAGAGTTTATAGAaacatcagttttatttttaattagtttaTAATCTCATCTATCAAAGCCAGCCAACACTGTGCACTGCCACTGCAGGAGAGCAGGGGGTAGCAGAGGAGCCTAGAACAGGTCAAAGAGCCGAACCAAAACCAGATCTGTTAGGGTCAAATACTCTacagcaggggtaggcaactccaggcctcgagtgccggtgtcctgcaggttttagatcccaccctgggttaacacacctgaatcaaatgattagttcattaccaggcctctggagaacttcaagaaatgctgaggagtcatttagccctttaaatcagctgtgatggatcaaggacacatctaaaacctccaggcctggaggcctggagttgcctacccctgctctACAGCTACCAAAACACTCTGCTAGTTCTTTCTGTAGTTAGTGCATCTTTCACAAACCGTAGCTCAACTTCAGTTTTAGTTGTagcagtatttttttaaaactgtcattgaagttcttaaagacataaatatGAAATTGTGTTTAGATTTGCTAATTAGACACATGATTCCACATTCAAGCTAAAGTATAATAGACAATTTCAACACTATAAAGCCTACATTATTGACATTCTACACTTTCTTTATATTTCCATGTATAACTAGACATACATGCTGGGCAGTATTTATAAGGGAATAGTATTGTCTTTTATATGtagttattttgttttctttgttctttttaaatgtacttgAAGTTTAGTGCAGTAAAATTAACACATTTTAGGGactaattgaaaaaaaaagtgttgccaATGCAAACAAAGGCAGCAGGATTTTACAGATAAGACATTTTATGAAAGTTTAACCTAACTTGACCGCAAAGAGAGATCAGAGGTACAAAGTActgtgatatttagaatccgTATATCAGTCGCTATATGCTTGTGGTCAGTACAAACAATGGTAGTAAGAACCATAGTTTTAAATGGCTCTAtacaacattattattattactttgacTTTAAGATCAGTTTATTGGCCAGGGGTCAAATGcgacatattttaaatctttctacAATATTTTCTATGTGTTGAAACTACACACCGCACTTGTAAGTATTGTTTCTAAGTCATAAACGCTCCCGTGCTATGGAAATGTGCTTTGCTACCAGCGCGAGTAGTCGTGTCTTGAGCTGGTGACAAAACTAATTATGGAAACTAACAAACATACTGATTGTGACATGAAAGCCTCGTAAATGTCAAGATGAGGTAGATTTTTACAATGTTTTGTACACAGACAGTAAAGAGTATGACCATCAACAGGAAGTATCCTGAAGTTTAAAAAGAGCCATCAAGACATTTATGCAAATATAGCGAGTAAAGGAGGGAGTTGGTTTATTTCTGGTTTATTTAATCCAGTGACTCTTGCTTCATGTCATTCAATTAGTGAATGAAAATCAGCTGAACAAGTAAGAGTTTTAAGTTCCACCATTTAATGGTTGcagctttctttaaaaaataaaaagtgatcGGTGCAGAGTCAGCTTAGGCCAGGAGGGCTGCCTGGTTTATAACATGCTGGTGGATCCCTGACTGTGAGCGAGGAAGTGAACATGTACAACACCTTGTAGGATTAAGCAATAATTGAAAGATGGCATGTTTACTGAATATATAAAAAGTCAGTTTGGGAGAGACAGTGTTCTGTTCTCACCATTTTTCTAAAGTTATTTTCAAAACCAAATTTAGTCGTTGTATCTTAAGCTGTCACTTTTTTTAGACTGTTTTTGTTCTTAtatcttttaatttaatttttgttttactcAGGTTGACAttgataaacaaaaacacaaccctTCCATCACCAGAGGCACCACTGGATAAAGTAGACGGAGAAAGAACGAAGACTGGTTTCTCTGGTTTCTCACTGGGCTTGTCTCGCCTTATAGAGCAGATTTCTTTATTTGGGTTTTGCTGTGTGCATGTTGGTTTGACGTTGGCTGAGAGTCAGTTGGAAAAATGTGCAGCTGCATATTTTTAACCACTCAGGATTTAAGAGAATTTGAGTCAAAACGGTGGCGACAGTTTAAGATTTGTCTGCTTTTGTTGCCAGACCGCTGTCAGTCAAACCTGATCAGACCACAGTGTCCTGAACAGTTCAGCCAAGTATTTACTGTAAATGGTAAACCTTTCTTACTGTTGCTTGTGACTGGGATGTTCTAGAAAATCCCTCTGTGGTTACTTCGATTCACACACATGTCGCATCCTTTCAGAGTCGGGAGCTGGATTCCCAGAGTAAAGTGTGCGAGCTGCTCAAGTACAAAGGTGAGGAGAAGCTCCTGTCAGAGCTGAGCAGATGGTCCATCCCTCGCTTCCCCATCAGCGGGCACGATCTGAGGAAGCTGGGCATCACCTCGGGCAAAGAGATAGGCGCCACCTTACAGAAGCTCCGTGACATTTGGAAGAAGAGTCATTACCAGATGGACAAAGATGAACTGCTGAGTTATGTAAAGCTATAAACAAGCAGAggagcagaaatgtttttgttgtgtttagaTGGTAATCACATGGACGCTTGATGCTGCGACTGCACTGCTCCTGGGTATTGTTTGAGCAGCCTGATGCTCAAACAATCAGAAAGGACGCTACGGTGAGTGAGACATGAAATCGGGCGGAAAAATGCTCTTTAGCCTGAGCCTGCAGCCTTGGGCCACTATTGTTGATGCTCAGCCAGTTGAATTCTCATCTTTTGCAGTAAACTCGCTCTGACCTGTAAAGGACGACAACACATGGAATAAATTCAGTTTATTCACAGTAGATGTTAATTTTCATTGTTCACATGATGATAGGAAGCAGAggaatgtttgtgtctgtggctTTTTTATGTTGactgtatttctgttttctgtacAGATCATTTTACACTTCTACTAAAAGGTTGTTTTCATGGCTGCCCTTTTCTGCATGCTCTGTACAATAAAAGGTGGCCCCTGTGTGTGAATGCTAATGTTTCTGGCACTGTGAGAAATAAATTTTTCTGTGCTGGAGTGAGATTGCTCCTCCCTCCCACAGAGATGAGACATAAAACCCGCTGATCTCCTTTACTACCGCTCTCTGTGTATGAAGAAGCTCAACAGTTGTTCAGCCCGTGTCCCTCCCACCGTCGTTTTTACATTTCGATGAAATCGCCAAGAGTTTTCTGTATCGTTCGCATGCCGCCTCTGCCGCTGGATTCACCTGGAGTGGTTATTTAATCCCCTCTGTGCTGCGCTTGGGTTGAACGCATGGCTTGGATCGGTGTAAATATCAGTAACGTCTCTTCGGAGAGTGCACTGATTGGTGACGATCCTCGGGATGAGCGCTTGGCGCAGGTGGAAATCGCCCTTCTCGccatcatcttcatcacagCGGGGATCCTAAACTTTGGGATTTTGCTGGTGCTGTGGAAGCGCAGGAAGCCGCTTTCCAGAATGCGCGTCTTCGTTTTCCACCTGTGCGTCGCTGACTTGGTGGTCACATTTTTCCAAGTCTGCCCCCAACTCATCTGGGACATCACCGACAGGTTCATCGGTCCAGATGTGCTGTGTCGGGCGGTAAAGTACCTGCAGGTGGTCGGGATGTTCGCCTCCACGTACATGATCGTAGTGATGACTATAGATCGGTACCAAGCCATCTGCAATCCCATGGTAACTTTCCAGAGGCGCAGGGCGCGCTGGAACGGTCCGGTGTGCGCCGCCTGGTGCGTCTCCGTCCTCTGCAGCCTCCCGCAGGTCTTCATCTTCTCTCGGGTCGAGGTCGCTCCCGGCGTGTACGATTGTTGGGCGCAGTTCATCGAGCCGTGGGGACGGAGAGCCTACGTAACCTGGACGACTTTGGTGATATTCGTCCTGCCAATTCTCACCGTGATCGTGTGCCAGGTGCGCATCTGCCGCGCAGTGCAGCTTAACTTCCACATGAAGACGCACCACGTCGGGGAAGCGGTCAGCAAGCCTCCGTCATCGAGGGCCAGCAGCGTGGCAGGAGTGTCCAAGGCCAGGGTGAAGACGGTGAAGATGACCGTGGTCATCGTGCTCGCATACATCCTCTGCTGGACACCTTTCTTCACCGTGCAGCTTTGGTCTGTCTGGGACGACGAGGCACCCACACAGAGTAAGAAGACAGTGATCCCACAACACGCAAAAAGGGCACAGTCTGACATAAAAGTCActggaaagcaaaaaaaaaattgttattaCTGCAAGTTTAAGTGGCTACAAACGCCATCATGCTCAGGAAAACAATAGAGGAGGAAACTAGAATTTTCTGCATAATTGCTTTGAACTCATTCCACTTATACAATCCCGTTACACTTAATACATCCAGTAAATTACATTATTTCTAACATCTACACCTTAAAATCTCTTAGTATTACAATGAAAGTGAACTTTAAAAGTGAAATTACGAGGGACGGATGCCCTCTCCACTTGAATGAAGTCACTGTAATCGACAGACAGTACATTAGGTCAAAGGTTAATGGTCCTTAATTTCACAAAGCATCAACAGATAACTTAAAATAGCCACAAATCTGTAAGAGACAACCAAGCCCAAATAAAGTGACTCTCATGTCCTCCTCCTCTATCTCCAGGTGCAACCTTCACCATCTTGATGCTGCTTGCCAGTTTAAACAGCTGTGTGAACCCCTGCATCTACATGCTGTTTAGCGGAAAGCTACCCAAAAGGGTGGTCAGCCTGCTTTGTGTAGGTCAGCCTGACCTGAAGGAGTCCATGCAGGAAGAAGCCACTGTGGTCAGCTCCATGTACATCAGCCTCAAGAGCCTATCGGACTGCAGATGAAAGCCCCGATGATCACACACTGATTACACCTCATTTCACATGGTGTGAAAGTACGGCTCCCTCATGGTAAAGACTGAAACTCTTCTAATAAGTGTGAAGGCAAACAGCCTAGCAGTGTAATGTTCCTACTCTACAGATGATCACTGCATACAACGCTTTCATACAGAAAATGCCAGACACACGATCTTGCACATCacattttgaaaacatttttcaaattaaaagaacaaaaacaataaaaaaaaatagctgtgACTGAAATATGTCCTCAAGTACTGGATAAATTCACTAAAATCCCAAATTTGACATTCGTGGTGCTCAGAGGAAGAGTCTCTCTGCAAGCACTAACCTGAGCTTGAATATTACTTTGACTTTATTAGCAGGAAATGCTCAGATATGAATGGTCTCCAGCTGATAATAACTTGAGCAGTAGCGTTTTCGTCTGGCACCGTTATCAGGTAGGAGTTTTATTTTGTCTGAGACCAGCTGACGAGTAAAAACCTCGAAAGCCAATAATCACATCCCCACCAGCTTCAGTTGTGATTTGATTAAAAAGACTGTGGTGTATGACTCAAAATGTTGTTTCTGATATTTTACTGCGTTGAATATTTTCCACAAAAAGGTTGTTTATCAGCTGATCTTGTGAAATGTTTCACCTAAATGCGATTGTTCCCATGTCTGTGTTTAAATATCTCGTATGTCATCTGAATTAAATACTTCAAGCTCCTTTTACGCCCATGTGTACATACGATCATGTGTATGACAGTGTCCGACCTACACTCGGTGGCTGAAATAGTTAACAGGCGACATCAATAGTACTTATTTTCAGACACTCTGTGTTCAGTGCCCCTAGAGAGTCATTGATACATGTTGCCATTTTTCCTTTCATCCCCCAAGAATCTAGGGCTGTGATTTCTGATGACTTGTTTCTTTCTTCCCATCAGCACCGTCAcgttgagaaaagaaaaaatccctTTGGATTTAAAGCTCAACTGTTTATTTGCACTCGGAGGCCTCGGTTACACATACTTCTGTTTGCTCACTTTATATTTAGGCCTCAAATTTTCTGCTGAAGATCACTTAATAGCGTTTCCATCTTCCACGTGGAGGATGGAATGCAAGCGTATGTAATTATTCAATCGTGCGCTATATATTATTATGCAACATATCATTAGAACTCACGGAGAGCGAGGTGGGAAAGATTAGCAAAAACCCAGCATGCGGCACATCTTTCTGAAGCGAGCGGTTGAAGATGTGCATCTTCTGTGTGTAATTTGCTAGCCAGGAGAACTTAATAAAACATTTCTGTGAAACATCATTACGGCCACAAGAAATGCGCTTCTGTGCTTTCATTAGGCTGCACAGACAAATCCGACACAAATTGTCCAACAATAAATCTGCTTTTACCCTCATCAGCGAGCACCCAGCAGGGACTCGGCAGGGACATTTAACAGTAATAAGAACAACGGCTGCTGGGCGCTCGTGAGgtcattaatatttaaaccaATCAGCGCACCCCCTAAAATATAAATGGTTCCCTACACCAAGACCAAAAGTTCACCATACAActtgataaataaaaatattggcCACCCCACTTCAGTTTTCATGCATTACAGGGtcgcatttcagttctgcttgGTAGTGTTTATAGTATAAAACACTATGACGTGTCCTTATTCTGGGATTATACTGACCACATACCCAGCATTCAATTGGAAATTACTTACAATAACTGACATAAAATAACGAAACACTGACAGCTCCGTAATGAAATATATAAAGGCCTACTTGTAACAATTGTGTGTTGTCTAGAAAACCTCAATAAAGTTTGTTTGTGCTGGCCTGTGCTCCCTGACTTCAGTTTCTATCATCACATTCATCCGTCGTCGAATCCCAAAGCTATATTAATGTTCTCCAGTGTCTCATGATTGGTCACAACATTTAAACTACTTGTACATGAGGGCATTAAAATAGACATgacttgaaggaaaaaaaaaattatgcacCAAAGTCAGCACACATGTGAATGTGATTAACTCGTCTGTTCACTGTGTTATTCATCTCcgtccttttaaaaaaaaaaaatcaatctccGTCCTTTAATGCGAGTATTGAGCTGATTATTCTGTCTGATATTTGCTACTTTTGCGTCTTCTTTGAGGAAGCTTGAATGTCCATGCGTTAACTACTCACATCAGCGAAAACGATAATTATTACGAAGGTTCACTTTTTTCAGCATCCTCCTGTCTGTCTCAGATGTGTTTCAGCAAGAGTTTTGCAGATGCTCAAAACATTCTGCGCATTAAAAACGTACCACACCTGAGTGTTTTTGGGATATGTAGGAAATGAGCACATCTCATCCATGTTGCTCAGCCTGACTGTAAACAATAGAGACAACTTTACCTTTGGTCTGTTAGAACAACAGAAATATTTCTGTGATCCAGCCCCTGGACAGGGCTCAGCACAAACAGTGGCCACATGAGGCCATTTTCATGTTTCCATGTtcctaacaagcttgaaagccATTATTTGCTATGACcacttttattcttcagcacagtctgaGCTCTCTTATGTAagcttttcttgtcttttttcagtGCTGTGTCAAACTCTGACAGTACCTTTCTGAGTTTGTAATTCCACCAATTTTGACAAGGTCCCCAGCACCACTGATTGACATGCCGCTTGATACCATGAtgctgttgtacctctctcttGACTTCCCCAGTTAATGATATTAACAAtgatatgaaataaaaaggtgAAATTTGGATCAATCACTCCATAAGCTCTTTTCAGCCCAGTGCttttgtaatttggcatacatcagggttttttttcccatttccctTCCATTCAGTAATGGCTTCTGGACAACCACCCTTCCCCTGACACCGAAGTATGCCAAGTTTTCAGTTAAtggctctttgggaatcaccttatTGGTGCATCAATACTATTTTATGagtgtcaaactgtgttatcgtTGACACTTTTCATAGATTTATCTAAAGAAAGTGGATATTTTTTCCAACATAGTAACAAAGAGttaaaagatacaatttaaaattggttctctGCTAAGTTCTCTGTTCATTGCTTAAGTTAAGGAACCTTGTTTATTACTGAATGATTTGTAGGTCATTGGTGGTCtaaaaagaagcaaaagcaaaaaaacacaaccccccccccccgaaagACCTTTAGAAAGCCTGCACAACTATTGCTTAAGACCACTTTAGAAATCTGAAGAaaatctggctccttggaaaaaagcaaaaagaaagaaatgtgggTTTGCTACATTCGGCTTTACTATAACTAAATCAAGCCTTATACGTGAAAGAATGACTTCTAGTCTCTTCCTCACAGGGAGGTATGCAGTTTACCGACTTGATAATGGTACATACCCAAAGCCAGGACACGTGTGTGTAGGTAGCACTGAAAAAACATACCCAGGCTTTCTGTCTTCACCCAGTCAAGCCAATCTTCCCTGGCAGAGATCTTCAATACGTCAGACAAAAAGCCTTAAATGACCCAGACACTTGAGATCCAATATGTCTATCTTTGTCACCACAATCGATTCTATCACTGAGCACAGTGTGTAGGAGCCATATGAGTTGTTTCCGTCTGACTAAATGGGTTGGTTTAAGTGGACTCACTGTATTGGTGCATGGGTGTGGGGCGTGTCTCATGGGTGTGGTATAAGGTGAAGGTGGTTGCACTCACTTGTACACAGCACCTGATGTGATGAGCAGAAGGTAGGGTGAGCACGAGGCAAAACTTTCTGTTGACCGCAACATACCGCAACAGAGCGCAACAGAGCACAACTTGAGCGTAACTTGAatgattttgttgtattttaacTGGAACTTGATGGTGTTTGTATATCGGAGTACTAATTAATGCCATAAACCAGGTTGTAATTGGACATAATGGTTAGTACAGTTATCGACGAGTTGTAGTTATTTGTTTGTGCAATCTGTGCGTTTGTTTGATAGTTAATCCTATGTGCCGATGTGTATATATTGGACGGTTGCATGTGTAAATAAAGAAGCAAATGTTACAGAAGTGTTTTGTGCGTTAATTGTTGCGCGTCATCAGGTGTCCTCATGTTTAGCCTGCCGCGGCCATTGGTTGGAGTAGCCGCAACAAATGTCAACAGAAAGAGCTCTTTTTAGGTTTTATTGGATTATTTATGAAGAGCTGAGTTTTATTGATGATAGTTTTGTAGTTTGCTGTTGCCTTTGTCCACCCGCCTTTAGATTAAGCCTTTGGCTACACTAGCGCATTTTGTTCAGGAGTTTTGTTCCCCTGTTAGGTTTTAGCAGTACAGCTGCACAAGGCGTTGTACTGATTTGCTTTCTAGTATTTGTGCATCAGGCGGCTGAAGCCATTGGCTTGGGAGTACCGCCGCAGTTTGTGTTTAAGACAGTTTGTCTTCCTCACAGCTGACGGTATGGAGGTACATAAATACCCACCGCTAGTATGTACGGAAGACTAGGTTAAGTTAGTTAGGTTTAATAGGCAGTTAGTGGGGGATATTGCTCCTGTCAATTGTGTATGGCCAGGGTTTATGAAGTGAACGTCATCAAGTTGAGGTGTTGGAATGAGGCTGTGTGGCATAGGTGCAGTTCAGCGTTTGGATTTCGTAATGTTTTGAAGAAAAATGGAGACACACCAATTAACACAATGTGGTGATGTGGatggaaagaaaagacagcCAAAACCGACTGCTAAGGCTTTGGAGAATCAGATTGAAAGACTGCAAACAGAACGTCACACTAagattaataaaattaaaaaggtcataaaaattATTAAAGAGTTAAAGCAATATGAGGATAATGTTTCAACTGTTCAGGCTCAGTTAGAGAATTTGTCTGTGTTGCTTAAAGAGGCGACTCATCTGCATGAAACCTTGCTTCCTTTGCTTCCTCAAGCagagcaagaaaaacaaactgcttGGTTCATAAGTGTGCGAGCACATAATACTGAGTTTATGGAGGAGATAAAGAAATGGCTTCATGATGCAAAGGGAAACCCTCAGAGCAAAAATCAGGTGTCTGAGCTTGATTTGCCAGATTTAAATCCACCTGGTGTTGATTCCTCTGATCCATTACCTGCTGGAAATGGTTCTGGTGTTTCTAGGCAGACCGGGAATGTTGGTAAAGGTGCTGCGATAGATGATGTTAATCCAAGTGATAGCATCTCTAATGTTGGAAACAAAAGTAGGAAAAGCAGATCATCACTCAGTGGCTCAATGGTTTCATCTGCCTTGTCAGCACGCATAAAGGCAGAG of Maylandia zebra isolate NMK-2024a linkage group LG5, Mzebra_GT3a, whole genome shotgun sequence contains these proteins:
- the avpr2b.1 gene encoding vasopressin V2 receptor, yielding MAWIGVNISNVSSESALIGDDPRDERLAQVEIALLAIIFITAGILNFGILLVLWKRRKPLSRMRVFVFHLCVADLVVTFFQVCPQLIWDITDRFIGPDVLCRAVKYLQVVGMFASTYMIVVMTIDRYQAICNPMVTFQRRRARWNGPVCAAWCVSVLCSLPQVFIFSRVEVAPGVYDCWAQFIEPWGRRAYVTWTTLVIFVLPILTVIVCQVRICRAVQLNFHMKTHHVGEAVSKPPSSRASSVAGVSKARVKTVKMTVVIVLAYILCWTPFFTVQLWSVWDDEAPTQSATFTILMLLASLNSCVNPCIYMLFSGKLPKRVVSLLCVGQPDLKESMQEEATVVSSMYISLKSLSDCR